The following coding sequences are from one Deltaproteobacteria bacterium window:
- a CDS encoding twin-arginine translocase TatA/TatE family subunit — MFGIGMPELMVIMVVALVVLGPKRLPEIARALGKGLAEFRRA; from the coding sequence ATGTTCGGCATCGGCATGCCCGAGCTCATGGTGATCATGGTGGTCGCGCTGGTCGTCCTCGGCCCGAAGCGGCTCCCCGAGATCGCCCGGGCGCTCGGCAAGGGCCTCGCCGAGTTCCGCCGCGC
- a CDS encoding histone deacetylase → MRTGIVLDRRYEAHDTGPGHPERPERIRAIRELMRAYRRAGLVDVEPRLATDAEIALNHDPAHVARVAATAQRARAAFDADTPVCSESHATAALAAGGYLRLLEAILAGDVDNGFAFVRPPGHHAEPDRAMGFCLFNNVAIGARWLRTRGVGRIVIVDWDVHHGNGTQESFWDDPDTLYVSTHQYPFYPGTGAASEVGRGAAAGRTLNVPLPAGCGDDEYVAAFTELIAPVAEQFRPELVLISAGFDADYRDPLAGMQATDAGFRAMTRVLMRVAERHASGRIAAILEGGYDLDALRAAVPAVLDELAGAELGEALPAPTPRGRVLAEARAAQKPFWELPE, encoded by the coding sequence ATGCGAACCGGGATCGTCCTCGACCGGCGGTACGAAGCACACGACACCGGCCCCGGCCACCCCGAGCGCCCGGAGCGGATCCGCGCCATCCGCGAGCTCATGCGCGCGTACCGGCGCGCGGGGCTCGTCGACGTCGAGCCCCGGCTCGCGACCGACGCCGAGATCGCCCTGAACCACGACCCGGCGCACGTCGCACGGGTCGCCGCGACCGCGCAGCGCGCTCGCGCCGCGTTCGACGCCGACACGCCCGTCTGCTCCGAATCGCACGCGACGGCGGCGCTCGCGGCGGGCGGCTATCTGCGGCTCCTCGAGGCGATCCTCGCCGGCGACGTCGACAACGGCTTCGCCTTCGTGCGGCCGCCCGGACACCACGCGGAGCCCGACCGCGCGATGGGCTTCTGCCTCTTCAACAACGTCGCGATCGGGGCGCGCTGGCTGCGCACGCGGGGCGTCGGCCGCATCGTGATCGTCGACTGGGACGTCCACCACGGGAACGGGACACAGGAGAGCTTCTGGGACGATCCCGACACGCTCTACGTGTCGACGCATCAGTACCCGTTCTACCCGGGGACCGGCGCGGCGTCGGAGGTCGGGCGCGGCGCCGCGGCCGGCCGCACGCTGAACGTACCGCTGCCCGCGGGCTGCGGCGACGACGAATACGTCGCCGCGTTCACCGAGCTGATCGCGCCCGTCGCCGAGCAATTCCGCCCCGAGCTCGTGCTGATCTCCGCGGGCTTCGACGCCGACTACCGCGATCCCCTCGCCGGCATGCAGGCGACCGATGCCGGCTTCCGCGCGATGACCCGGGTGCTCATGCGGGTCGCGGAGCGGCACGCGAGCGGGCGCATCGCCGCCATCCTCGAAGGCGGGTACGACCTGGACGCGCTCCGCGCCGCCGTGCCCGCCGTGCTCGACGAGCTTGCCGGCGCCGAGCTCGGAGAGGCGTTGCCGGCCCCGACCCCGCGCGGTCGAGTCCTCGCCGAGGCGCGCGCCGCGCAGAAGCCCTTCTGGGAGCTCCCGGAGTGA